Part of the Oryzias melastigma strain HK-1 linkage group LG24, ASM292280v2, whole genome shotgun sequence genome, ttgtgcaaaaacattcttgatgtgtgtgcgtaattcttgatttgtgcgtgtggAATTTTTCATTTGTGCGTTTGTAATTCTGGGTTTGTGCGTAAATTAGAATCCGTGGGAAAATGAGGATTTGTGTGCgcacaattcttgatttgttaaatgttttgtgcataaataaaaattttacaacaaaaaaaatacagtttacacatgcacaaattcaaattacaacagcttgaaactaatcacacacacacaaatcttaaaaattaaGCACGAATCACTTGTTATGCACACaggagttttcttatcagccgtttaaaacttagattgtgaataatatctggttaAACTGACATTTTCCCAAAACAAATATTcccaataattaatattaaaaagatGGGTTGCTTGATCTTATCGGTTACCGATGATTGTCGGCCGATATTGGAGATCATGACGTCACTCCCATAATTTGCCGATAAAATGGACAGATAATTAAACACTCAAACTTGTGTTACTACTTCTCTGCTCACCCCAAAAGTTTCAGCCTTAGCGGCCCGACAACGGCGTGGACGCAGCATGCGGCTCAAAGACGGAGCATTTCTCGCTCTTTCTCTGGCGACacgcactcacacacacaattAATACACCATTTATAACCATTTATTTTGCGCATCAGTTTCAAACAAAGCagtattttttgcactttgagattaaattatttcttttgcaCGTTATTATATTGGCCcttatttgaatgaagaaatgtcCTGGTACATTGCTATTAAAGTCTTCACATTTGTTCTGACCATTGAAATGCACTTTCTCTATTTACAGATGTATAACAGACTGAAAAATCTAATAGTGTTTATATTACctgttcaatttatttaaacatgttctgTAAATTTGTTGGAATAAATAAGAACCATGCACTCTTACTTTGTacttgaaaatattgttttctcaaGTATTATAAAAATATCGGTATCGGCTGCAACAGGCTGGAAAATATCAGATATCGGTTGAAAAAGTCAATATCGTGCATCactataaaaaagtctaaataagcgttttaaaatatttctttctttaaaaataaaaatatttcccagAACTATTTTGCTTCCTCTCTGCGGCCCCTCCCCTGACAGCGGCTCCAACACGGGCCTCTGTCCCAAGCACTGGTCACCAGTAACGGAGATAGCAGGCTGCCCTGGAcataatgtattatatgagttacaagtTAAGAATGCGCATTCATAAATTGGGGTGATACTTATTATTTTCCCATAGTTCTGCTCCTGTGTCCAATGATCTAGCATGCGACCTTCACAATAAGAGCCTTTTTCTGATGTGTTTGGCAGCTGGAGGCGCAGCTGGATGAGGCAAAGGCAGAGGCATCGAAGGAGAGGAAGCTCAGGGAGAACAGCGAGGTTTACTCCAAGCAGCTGGAGACGGAGCTGCAGGGCCTGAAGGTAAGAGGCCGTGTCCACTCACCTGTTGTTCTGACCggaaagcagaagaaaatgcAGATTTCTGCCTCCAGCACCAGCAGGGTCAGGGCTCTGCTGCCGCCGGAGCCGAGTCCCAGCAGGAACTGCTGCGTCTGAAGGCAGAGCTGGATAAGAAGGTCCTGTTCTACGAGCAGGAGCTCCTGCAGAGAGACCTGGCTCACTCCACGGAGATGAAAAACATGCGCAAAGACCTGCAGGAGTCAGAGGGAGCACAACTGGCTGCCAACAAGGAGCTGCTCCAGCTCCGAGACAAGCTGGACAAAGCCAAGAAGGAGAGGTGAGTCACCTGCTGGTCCTGCTCTGCACTTTCCTTCCAACACTCTGACACCTGTGACTCTCAGTgaactgaagctgcagaaacatGGCTGCCAATCTGCTTCTTGTCGAGGCAATCAGGCAGATTGATATCTGCAAACCAGAGAAAGAGAATAGGTCACGTTGATGGATCTGGGTGGATAAACACCTCGACACATCTTAAGAAACAATCCATTCCTGATAATACTTCATTGTTAGAGCTGCAGGATTTGGAAAGCCAGCTCAAAGTGACCCCTCGcttgtgtttctgcagacaaATCGAGACGGATGAAGCTGTAGCTGCTCTGAAGAAGAAGTATGAGCGCGAGAAGAGCCTGCTGACGGAGGAGAACCGTAAACTCAGTGCAGAGACGGATAAGGTAAGTCCGCGCTCCGGCTGGATGTGGAGCAGCTGTCCGTGCACGTGTGTACCTGTCCTCTCCTCTCCAGTTGTGCTCCTTCGTTGATGACCTGACCGCTCAGAACCGACAGTTGGAAGACGACCTGCAGGATCTGTCCTCCAAGAAGGAGAGCGTGGCTCACTGGGAGGCTCAGATCGCAGAGATCATCCAGTGGTAGGTTGCTTCTCTGATTGCTGGTGGTCAGTCTGTAGCGCTTGCCAGAAATGGTCAGACAATCAAGCAGAGACTCCCCAAAGttgcacaagaacatttttccagattttggAAATTGGTACACACAAAAGGCGCGCCAGATTATTAGATGCAAGGacgatttttgaaaaaagtttaggcttttatttgcGCCTTACAGTGTAGAAAAAACGGTAATAGTATTCAGTGAATAcccctcaagtttaaagacagCTTTTTAGGCATGATTGATCAGGCCATATTGAGACATTTAATGTTCTCGTAACAATTGAGTCTTCGCAAATGGCTGCCATTGTAGATTTTTCTAGCGGCTAACGTGGTTTTCTGATTGAAATTTGGTGTTTGTACCACaaaatttgtctgaaatatcaacCTGATCGTTTCTTCTGTTGGTTCAGGGTCAGTGATGAGAAGGATGCTCGAGGTTACCTGCAGGCTCTGGCTACCAAGATGACAGAGGAGCTGGAAACCCTCCGCAGCTCCAGTCTGGGATCCAGACCTCTGGTAAGAACCGGCACAGTGGTGGTTTAGTGTTACCCTCGCATGATTGTCTCTAACGCCATGAGCTGCAGGGTGCTGACCATGTTtctgtggccccgcccccatgGCAGGACCCGCTGTGGAAGGTGAGGCGCAGCCAGAAGCTGGACATGTCAGCTCGTCTGGAGCTGCAGTCTGCCCTGGAAGCTGAGATTCGAGCCAAACAGCTGCTACAGGAGGAGCTGCGCAAAGTTAAAGCTGCCAACATCAACCtggagaggtcagaggtcacgccGCCACACACATCCCCCAACATTTACCTCCATGCTGACATGCGTCTGTCCCTGTGTTTGCAGTAAGCTGAGAGAGTCCGAGGACAGGAGCAAGGAGGTGGTAGAGCAGATGGAGAACCTGaagaaggaggtggaggagagcCGTTCTCACCCCGACAAaagtgaggggggggggggttcattCAGTAGAAAACATATCATCTGTTGTTTTCCCAACATCACTACTGAGGGTTTTTGatgctactttggagtttagctagtattttagcaacatgctaacatttttggctaatactGTATGTTATCTACTAAATGATTATTATGCTAATATAAaactaagctaacatttttgcaacatgctcacattttttgctaatttgttatctactaaatgttttctacgctaatttggaatttagctaatactttagcaacatgctaacatttttggctaatactGTATGTTATCTACTAAATGATTATTATGCTAATATAAaactaagctaacattttagcaacatgctcacattttttgctaatttgttatctactaaatgttttctacgctaatttggaatttagctagtgatctagcaacatgctaacatttttggctaaaatgttaactactaaggtttttttttaataccgaTTTGGGAtgtagctagtattttagcaacatgctaacatttttggctaatataccatctactgagggttttttaatactaatttggaatttagctaatgctaatgttttcagctaatttgttatctactgttgTCTgctaggctacttttgagtttacctaatattttagaaacaggctaacgttgtgtgtttttttttttaataatctggcATTTACcaaagatttttaggctattttggagttgagctaataatttagcaatatgatagctttttaggctgattttgcatctactaaagtttttttggttaatttgaagtttatctaatatttataCAACACATTacatgttttttgcaaaattggcttGCATTgaggattttaaagcaaactaCACACCTTTCAAAAATTTAAGCCAATATCAGTGATCTTTCATAGatctttaacaacatttcagcattttgttCTGCAGAGTTCTGCACAGATCTAAGCCACTGCTCCTCCCTTGTCTGCAGGTCTGAAGCTTCAGGACTTCCAGGACTCCATCTTTGAGTACTTTAACACATCTCCTCTGGCTCCAGACCTCACCTTCAGAGTGAGTTTCTCGTCCGCTGCACCCACCCCCTAATCATGCGACTGCTGTAGTGGTCACATGATGTCCTGCAGGTGTAGGTGTGAGTGTCTGAAACTGCTGTTATTGCTCTTTCTTTTGGCATTGAGGCGTCTGCGTCCTCGCTGCACGCACTCTGGGAGGAGGTAAGCTCAGCTGCCAGGTTACCCACAATCCTCGGGGCCTCACCTCTGCTAGTTTGTCTTTATAAGTAGCGGTCAGATCTAATCTCACTGCTGTAAATGGGGGGACCTTTCCTCTTGATTGAACTCGGCCATCATAAGCCACTTACCGTGGTCCTGAGGAAAAAGACGAGTTTCTCTTCTTTTCCCTACAGACCTCGGACATCGACCCCATTCCTCTGAAACCCGACACCACGCCCTCCTCCCCGCCCGCAGAGCAGGAGGTCTGTTTAAGTTTTCTATGTTTTGAACgttctctttaaaataaaaacctgaactGTTTTTTGGCTGCTTCAGCAGGAAGGACGCTCAGCTTCAGGACCCATCAGCCCCTCCCCCAGCTCCTATAGCTCTGCCAACACTGTGCCAAAGGTAGGCCCCGCCTCCTCAGGCCTGCCATGCTGTCAGTCCACGCCTGAGCTTTAATGGGTTCTGTGTCATTTCAGCCTAAAGCTCACCAGTTGAGCATCAAGACATTCTCCAGCCCCACCCAGTGCACACACTGCAGCTCCCTGATGGTGGGGCTCATTCGACAGGGCTACGCCTGCGAAGGTACGTCCACGCACAAGCTCTGAATGCAGCTTCTTGTGTGCATGCAGGCAGGAACCAGCGTTAAGTTTAATCGTGTTTGGCTCCCTGTTTCCTCAGTGTGTTCCTTCATCTGCCACGTGTCCTGCAAAGACCACGCCCCCCTGATCTGCCCCATTCCAGCGGAGCAGGCCAAGAGGCCACAGGGCATCGATGTGCAGCGGGGCATCGGCACGGCCTACAGGGGATACGTGAGGGTAGGACATCAGCACCGCTGCACCCACCTCCCACCATCAGAATATGACACAGAACTATTTCTCTACCTTTGGGATTTTTTCCCATTCCTCTTGAAATCAACTAACTAGAGCTGAGAATGATCTGTGGGAGGAGCTCAGGTGGACCTGCGTCATCACAGCATGGCTCCATTAGGACACAGTCAAAGTCCTGAATATTACTTAAATAATATCAATTAATTTATAGAGACGCTAAACAAATGAATATATGCTTTTTATAACCCAGTTGCTTTGAATCAACTACACATAACAGCCATGAAAACATTGTGTTTACAACTTTACTATCAGCGTCTTCCTAACATTGAAGAGTTTTGCGGGACAAAGGCTGTCACAGTCGCTTTATATagtcgatttatatcttttgtgaatcgattattgatctattaagcttaaatcgattcaaattgattttttcagactgaaacttcCTTCTGGATTTTGGGGGAAATGAtcgtgtccagtctgaatacagcctaaaaatgtcttcaaactCTCTGttgatttatcttaaaatattttattatctgTGCTTAACGGTCAAACTATCGATTAATAACAGAGAGGGGTGTGGCAGTAGACGCTTCATGAGAGACTGATCAGATTCACATGTGGATTCAGAAGCTCAGCAAACAGATTTGCGGTCCATGACAGTAACATGACCGCTCTCACCTGCTCTGCTCAGATCCCAAAGCCAAGCGGGGTGAAGAAAGGCTGGCAGCGAGCCTACGCCATCGTCTCTGATTGCAAACTGTTTCTCTACGATGTCCCAGAGGGGAAGTCCACCCAGGCGGGGGTAGTGGCCAGTCTTGTTCTTGACCTCAGGTGAGGGGCGGGGCGTTTGACCTGTGCTGGGTGTGGCTTAGTGTTTCTAACGTGCAGCACTCTCGTGTTTAGGGATGAGGATTTGTCTGTCAGCTCAGTGATGGCGTCTGATGTGATTCACGCCACCCGGAAGGACATCCCCTGCATCTTTAAGGTGGGGTGCCCCCTCCCCCGGTCAGCTGTCCTCTTTCTTTGAATCAAAGTGACGGGTGGTTGTCGTGAGCAGGTTGCGTCCTCGCAGCTGATGTCGCAGCTGTCGTCGGTGTCCCTGCTGGTTCTGGCGGAGAGCGAGGCTGAGAAGAGGAAGTGGGTCCGGATGCTGGAGAGCCTGCAGAGCATCCTGACCAAGAACCAGCTGAAGAGCCAGCAGGTCCATCGGCTGCACGAAGCCTACGACGCCTCGCTGCCCCTCATCAAGACCACGCTGTCCGCCGCCGTGCTCGGTGTGTGACGGCCCTGCAGGGGGGAGTTTGGGACGGCCGGTTCTGTAAAGCTGACTGTGTTCTGTTTTCATGTAGACCGAGAAAGAATCGCTTTGGGAACGGAGGACGGGCTGTTTGTGGTGGAGGTCACCAGAGATGGTGAGACACACCCCCACTGACCCCCCCAGAGTCACAGCCAGGTCGCACTGACTCTCCGCCCCTCTGTTCGCAGTGATCGTCCGCGCCGCTGACTGTAAAAAAGTTCATCAGGTTGACCTGGTCCCAAAGGAGAAGATTATCGCTGTCCTGTGTGGGCGGAACCGCCATGTGCACCTTCATCCCTGGGGGGTTTTGGAGGGGGCTGAGTCCTTTTTTGACATCAAATTAACTGAAACCAAAGGCTGCCAGGCTCTGTGCACTGGTGTGCTGCGGCAGGGAGGCCCCGCCTACCTTCTGGCTGCTGTCAAACGTCAGGTAGAGAGCTGCTTTGGTTTGGTCTAGGGCTGCCaccattagtcgactactaaaacaatcatttgtggcagcactagtttggACTGCTTTGCCCCACAGTACATCCTGCTCATGTCGCCCCCTCCCCTCTCCCAGGTCCAGTGCTATGAGATCACCCGAGCAAAGCCGCACCACAAAAAGCAGTGGGAGGTGCAGGCTCCCGGCACAGTGCAGTGGCTGGGGATGGTGCGGGATCGGCTGTGCGTCGGCTACCCCTCCGGCTTTGCTCTTTTGACCCTGCAGGGGGAGTCGTCCCCCATCAGCCTGGTGAGCCCCGCCGACCCCACCCTGGCCTTCCTGGCGCAGCAGCCGCTGGATGCCCTGCACGCCCTGGAGGTCGGCTCGAGTGAGGTGCTGCTCTGCTTCAGCCAGCTCGGCATATACGTGGATGGACAGGGGCGCCGCTCTCGTTCTCAGGAGCTGATGTGGCCCGCCACGCCGCTGGCCTGCTGTACGTCCCTATGACCTGTGTCTTCAGCGGTTCAGCTAACTACTGGTGCTCTACTTACCATCCTCTCTATCTCTCTCAGGCTCAAACTCCTCCCATCTAACAGTTTATAGTGAGTACGGCGTGGACGTGTTCGACGTGCAAACCATGGAGTGGGTGCAGACCATCTCTCTGTGCAAGGTAACCAATGACAGGCAAGCGAGCCTCACTGCGACCGGAAACTCGACTGTGCTCTTGTTCTTAGATCCGACCCCTGAACGTGGAAGGGACGCTAAATCTGCTGAGCTCCGAACCCCCGCGCCTGATTTACTTCAGCAACACCTCATCAGGTAAAAATCACTCCTCATCCATCCTCTGTGCACCCCCACGCCCCAGCTGATGTGTGTCCCACCTGTGTGACCTCAGCGGGTGACCTGACCATCCCAGAGACGTCGGAGCACAGCAGGAAGGCGATGGTTCGAACCCGCAGCAAAAGGAAGTTTCTCTTCAAGGTTCCtgaagaggagcggctgcaGCAGAGGAGGTGAGGAGGACACACGGACATGTGACCTGCTGCTGGCTCCGCCTCCAGGGTtttctttaaaggggccataccatgaaaaaccaacgttttgagcttttaagtgcattatactgttcattccttacggtaaacaaccccaaagtggttatttttatctgttctcgcatttctgagtaatccttttagcagcagcccctcccatacccatgaaaacgagcaggtcctcacgtgctgatgtcacaacgtgagacagcccctttcaggaagagtctgccctgccagctccgccccaagtctaacaccaacacccattTTCTCCGCTGAGTTTATGGTGATTATTGGCAAAGTGTTGTTATTTTAGCATCGACTTGAGAAAAAGGGGTTCTTCTTGTGTCTGATCTGCAGAGATCAGACTGTGGGTCAGGAGTCTAAAGCTCCAAAATATCCATATCCAAACTTCGGAGGTTGTTCGTTTGCATGCGTGGACACACCCGTTTTAGGATGTCTGGggaaatgggcgggaccaacaaggagtgaaaggcggagcctcagagattgagtcgttttacttcctaGTACGAAAGGAGTCCACAAAAATggctcatatttcataaattatttgatttttagtgttccaaCGGTAATATATGGTCATATAGATGGATatagttttactctgaaagacttgagAAAATCACAGTATGCCCCCTTTTAGCCCCACAGAGGTTGCTCCAGCATCCACGTTGCGCTCAGCCTTTTTAACTAATTCCAATGGTCTTATTATagctattaaataaaaaaactgtgttttcgtTGTCTCTGTTTTAGGGAGATGCTGAAGGATCCAGAGTTGCGCTCACGGATGATTTCTAATCCCACTAACTTCAACCACGTGGCTCACATGGGACCAGGAGACGGCATGCAGGTGTTGATGGACCTCCCCCTGGTGAGCGTGCTCGTGCTCCTGTGCTGCTGTTGCANNNNNNNNNNNNNNNNNNNNNNNNNNNNNNNNNNNNNNNNNNNNNNNNNNNNNNNNNNNNNNNNNNNNNNNNNNNNNNNNNNNNNNNNNNNNNNNNNNNNNNNNNNNNNNNNNNNNNNNNNNNNNNNNNNNNNNNNNNNNNNNNNNNNNNNNNNNNNNNNNNNNNNNNNNNNNNNNNNNNNNNNNNNNNNNNNNNNNNNNNNNNNNNNNNNNNNNNNNNNNNNNNNNNNNNNNNNNNNNNNNNNNNNNNNNNNNNNNNNNNNNNNNNNNNNNNNNNNNNNNNNNNNNNNNNNNNNNNNNNNNNNNNNNNNNNNNNNNNNNNNNNNNNNNNNNNNNNNNNNNNNNNNNNNNNNNNNNNNNNNNNNNNNNNNNNNNNNNNNNNNNNNNNNNNNNNNNNNNNNNNNNNNNNNNNNNNNNNNNNNNNNNNNNNNNNNNNNNNNNNNNNNNNNNNNNNNNNNNNNNNNNNNNNNNNNNNNNNNNNNNNNNNNNNNNNNNNNNNNNNNNNNNNNNNNNNNNNNNNNNNNNNNNNNNNNNNNNNNNNNNNNNNNNNNNNNNNNNNNNNNNNNNNNNNNNNNNNNNNNNNNNNNNNNNNNNNNNNNNNNNNNNNNNNNNNNNNNNNNNNNNNNNNNNNNNNNNNNNNNNNNNNNNNNNNNNNNNNNNNNNNNNNNNNNNNNNNNNNNNNNNNNNNNNNNNNNNNNNNNNNNNNNNNNNNNNNNNNNNNNNNNNNNNNNNNNNNNNNNNNNNNNNNNNNNNNNNNNNNNNNNNNNNNNNNNNNNNNNNNNNNNNNNNNNNNNNNNNNNNNNNNNNNNNNNNNNNNNNNNNNNNNNNNNNNNNNNNNNNNNNNNNNNNNNNNNNNNNNNNNNNNNNNNNNNNNNNNNNNNNNNNNNNNNNNNNNNNNNNNNNNNNNNNNNNNNNNNNNNNNNNNNNNNNNNNNNNNNNNNNNNNNNNNNNNNNNNNNNNNNNNNNNNNNNNNNNNNNNNNNNNNNNNNNNNNNNNNNNNNNNNNNNNNNNNNNNNNNNNNNNNNNNNNNNNNNNNNNNNNNNNNNNNNNNNNNNNNNNNNNNNNNNNNNNNNNNNNNNNNNNNNNNNNNNNNNNNNNNNNNNNNNNNNNNNNNNNNNNNNNNNNNNNNNNNNNNNNNNNNNNNNNNNNNNNNNNNNNNNNNNNNNNNNNNNNNNNNNNNNNNNNNNNNNNNNNNNNNNNNNNNNNNNNNNNNNNNNNNNNNNNNNNNNNNNNNNNNNNNNNNNNNNNNNNNNNNNNNNNNNNNNNNNNNNNNNNNNNNNNNNNNNNNNNNNNNNNNNNNNNNNNNNNNNNNNNNNNNNNNNNNNNNNNNNNNNNNNNNNNNNNNNNNNNNNNNNNNNNNNNNNNNNNNNNNNNNNNNNNNNNNNNNNNNNNNNNNNNNNNNNNNNNNNNNNNNNNNNNNNNNNNNNNNNNNNNNNNNNNNNNNNNNNNNNNNNNNNNNNNNNNNNNNNNNNNNNNNNNNNNNNNNNNNNNNNNNNNNNNNNNNNNNNNNNNNNNNNNNNNNNNNNNNNNNNNNNNNNNNNNNNNNNNNNNNNNNNNNNNNNNNNNNNNNNNNNNNNNNNNNNNNNNNNNNNNNNNNNNNNNNNNNNNNNNNNNNNNNNNNNNNNNNNNNNNNNNNNNNNNNNNNNNNNNNNNNNNNNNNNNNNNNNNNNNNNNNNNNNNNNNNNNNNNNNNNNNNNNNNNNNNNNNNNNNNNNNNNNNNNNNNNNNNNNNNNNNNNNNNNNNNNNNNNNNNNNNNNNNNNNNNNNNNNNNNNNNNNNNNNNNNNNNNNNNNNNNNNNNNNNNNNNNNNNNNNNNNNNNNNNNNNNNNNNNNNNNNNNNNNNNNNNNNNNNNNNNNNNNNNNNNNNNNNNNNNNNNNNNNNNNNNNNNNNNNNNNNNNNNNNNNNNNNNNNNNNNNNNNNNNNNNNNNNNNNNNNNNNNNNNNNNNNNNNNNNNNNNNNNNNNNNNNNNNNNNNNNNNNNNNNNNNNNNNNNNNNNNNNNNNNNNNNNNNNNNNNNNNNNNNNNNNNNNNNNNNNNNNNNNNNNNNNNNNNNNNNNNNNNNNNNNNNNNNNNNNNNNNNNNNNNNNNNNNNNNNNNNNNNNNNNNNNNNNNNNNNNNNNNNNNNNNNNNNNNNNNNNNNNNNNNNNNNNNNNNNNNNNNNNNNNNNNNNNNNNNNNNNNNNNNNNNNNNNNNNNNNNNNNNNNNNNNNNNNNNNNNNNNNNNNNNNNNNNNNNNNNNNNNNNNNNNNNNNNNNNNNNNNNNNNNNNNNNNNNNNNNNNNNNNNNNNNNNNNNNNNNNNNNNNNNNNNNNNNNNNNNNNNNNNNNNNNNNNNNNNNNNNNNNNNNNNNNNNNNNNNNNNNNNNNNNNNNNNNNNNNNNNNNNNNNNNNNNNNNNNNNNNNNNNNNNNNNNNNNNNNNNNNNNNNNNNNNNNNNNNNNNNNNNNNNNNNNNNNNNNNNNNNNNNNNNNNNNNNNNNNNNNNNNNNNNNNNNNNNNNNNNNNNNNNNNNNNNNNNNNNNNNNNtttttttttactttttactgatccgaaaagtgatccgaaccgtgacacgatccgaaccgtgagttttgtgatccgcaacacccctactAATAAGGAACAACAGTCGGCAATTTTAAAGCTctatttgccaaaaaaagagttgatttacCCC contains:
- the cdc42bpb gene encoding serine/threonine-protein kinase MRCK beta isoform X4 (The sequence of the model RefSeq protein was modified relative to this genomic sequence to represent the inferred CDS: added 243 bases not found in genome assembly); this translates as MSAQERLARLEELLLERRAAGCLSVEALLDLLICLYSECSSCPLKREKHVTDFLQWVKPFTTAVRDMRLHRDDFEMLKVIGRGAFGEVAVVKMKNTERVYAMKILNKWEMLKRAETACFREERDVLVKGDSQWITSLHYAFQDDNYLYLVMDYYVGGDLLTLLSKFEDRLPEDMSKFYVAEMVLAIHSIHQQHYVHRDIKPDNILLDVNGHIRLADFGSCLHMMEDGMVQSSVAVGTPDYISPEILQAMEDGMGRYGPECDWWSLGVCMYEMLFGETPFYAESLVETYGKIMNHEERFQFPSHVSDVSEEARDLIQRLICSRERRLGLNGISDFKSHPFFKGIDWDNIRSMEAPYIPEVSSPTDTSNFDVDDDVLKNPDIGPPVSHTGFSGQHLPFVGFTFTTNSCFSDRCSISKAAQGVLQKEGEGQGRDVESFERRIRCLEQEKQDLNRRLQESTLALQAPSRGGTLSRDKEIKKLNEEIDRLKKKLADSDRLEHQLEEAVTLRQDYESSASKLKTLEKQVKALRQEKEDVHKQLADSLERMRSLTKELKDAHSQRKLALQEYSELSERMAELRSSKQRLSRQLRDKEEEADGLLQKMDGMRQEMRKMEKNRKELEAQLDEAKAEASKERKLRENSEVYSKQLETELQGLKHQQGQGSAAAGAESQQELLRLKAELDKKVLFYEQELLQRDLAHSTEMKNMRKDLQESEGAQLAANKELLQLRDKLDKAKKERQIETDEAVAALKKKYEREKSLLTEENRKLSAETDKLCSFVDDLTAQNRQLEDDLQDLSSKKESVAHWEAQIAEIIQWVSDEKDARGYLQALATKMTEELETLRSSSLGSRPLDPLWKVRRSQKLDMSARLELQSALEAEIRAKQLLQEELRKVKAANINLESKLRESEDRSKEVVEQMENLKKEVEESRSHPDKSLKLQDFQDSIFEYFNTSPLAPDLTFRTSDIDPIPLKPDTTPSSPPAEQEEGRSASGPISPSPSSYSSANTVPKPKAHQLSIKTFSSPTQCTHCSSLMVGLIRQGYACEVCSFICHVSCKDHAPLICPIPAEQAKRPQGIDVQRGIGTAYRGYVRIPKPSGVKKGWQRAYAIVSDCKLFLYDVPEGKSTQAGVVASLVLDLRDEDLSVSSVMASDVIHATRKDIPCIFKVASSQLMSQLSSVSLLVLAESEAEKRKWVRMLESLQSILTKNQLKSQQVHRLHEAYDASLPLIKTTLSAAVLDRERIALGTEDGLFVVEVTRDVIVRAADCKKVHQVDLVPKEKIIAVLCGRNRHVHLHPWGVLEGAESFFDIKLTETKGCQALCTGVLRQGGPAYLLAAVKRQVQCYEITRAKPHHKKQWEVQAPGTVQWLGMVRDRLCVGYPSGFALLTLQGESSPISLVSPADPTLAFLAQQPLDALHALEVGSSEVLLCFSQLGIYVDGQGRRSRSQELMWPATPLACCSNSSHLTVYSEYGVDVFDVQTMEWVQTISLCKIRPLNVEGTLNLLSSEPPRLIYFSNTSSAGDLTIPETSEHSRKAMVRTRSKRKFLFKVPEEERLQQRREMLKDPELRSRMISNPTNFNHVAHMGPGDGMQVLMDLPLVGDLSSLSPSLSPSPSSSSSSRHTLISPPSNFEHVYHMTSASAGAFLQKEASSSSFSSSQQSLLQPSSSSSSSPSISSLGRSVMPSSQDEPSKDKPRPLSSISRQHRTKSNVSRTASDFGGGVSTRSACELDQDLEREPDSDSTKHSTPSNSSNPSTPPSPNSPHRSQLTLDGLDSEP
- the cdc42bpb gene encoding serine/threonine-protein kinase MRCK beta isoform X2 (The sequence of the model RefSeq protein was modified relative to this genomic sequence to represent the inferred CDS: added 243 bases not found in genome assembly); the protein is MSAQERLARLEELLLERRAAGCLSVEALLDLLICLYSECSSCPLKREKHVTDFLQWVKPFTTAVRDMRLHRDDFEMLKVIGRGAFGEVAVVKMKNTERVYAMKILNKWEMLKRAETACFREERDVLVKGDSQWITSLHYAFQDDNYLYLVMDYYVGGDLLTLLSKFEDRLPEDMSKFYVAEMVLAIHSIHQQHYVHRDIKPDNILLDVNGHIRLADFGSCLHMMEDGMVQSSVAVGTPDYISPEILQAMEDGMGRYGPECDWWSLGVCMYEMLFGETPFYAESLVETYGKIMNHEERFQFPSHVSDVSEEARDLIQRLICSRERRLGLNGISDFKSHPFFKGIDWDNIRSMEAPYIPEVSSPTDTSNFDVDDDVLKNPDIGPPVSHTGFSGQHLPFVGFTFTTNSCFSDRCSISKAAQGVLQKEGEGQGRDVESFERRIRCLEQEKQDLNRRLQESTLALQAPSRGGTLSRDKEIKKLNEEIDRLKKKLADSDRLEHQLEEAVTLRQDYESSASKLKTLEKQVKALRQEKEDVHKQLADSLERMRSLTKELKDAHSQRKLALQEYSELSERMAELRSSKQRLSRQLRDKEEEADGLLQKMDGMRQEMRKMEKNRKELEAQLDEAKAEASKERKLRENSEVYSKQLETELQGLKHQQGQGSAAAGAESQQELLRLKAELDKKVLFYEQELLQRDLAHSTEMKNMRKDLQESEGAQLAANKELLQLRDKLDKAKKERQIETDEAVAALKKKYEREKSLLTEENRKLSAETDKLCSFVDDLTAQNRQLEDDLQDLSSKKESVAHWEAQIAEIIQWVSDEKDARGYLQALATKMTEELETLRSSSLGSRPLDPLWKVRRSQKLDMSARLELQSALEAEIRAKQLLQEELRKVKAANINLESKLRESEDRSKEVVEQMENLKKEVEESRSHPDKSLKLQDFQDSIFEYFNTSPLAPDLTFRASASSLHALWEETSDIDPIPLKPDTTPSSPPAEQEEGRSASGPISPSPSSYSSANTVPKPKAHQLSIKTFSSPTQCTHCSSLMVGLIRQGYACEVCSFICHVSCKDHAPLICPIPAEQAKRPQGIDVQRGIGTAYRGYVRIPKPSGVKKGWQRAYAIVSDCKLFLYDVPEGKSTQAGVVASLVLDLRDEDLSVSSVMASDVIHATRKDIPCIFKVASSQLMSQLSSVSLLVLAESEAEKRKWVRMLESLQSILTKNQLKSQQVHRLHEAYDASLPLIKTTLSAAVLDRERIALGTEDGLFVVEVTRDVIVRAADCKKVHQVDLVPKEKIIAVLCGRNRHVHLHPWGVLEGAESFFDIKLTETKGCQALCTGVLRQGGPAYLLAAVKRQVQCYEITRAKPHHKKQWEVQAPGTVQWLGMVRDRLCVGYPSGFALLTLQGESSPISLVSPADPTLAFLAQQPLDALHALEVGSSEVLLCFSQLGIYVDGQGRRSRSQELMWPATPLACCSNSSHLTVYSEYGVDVFDVQTMEWVQTISLCKIRPLNVEGTLNLLSSEPPRLIYFSNTSSAGDLTIPETSEHSRKAMVRTRSKRKFLFKVPEEERLQQRREMLKDPELRSRMISNPTNFNHVAHMGPGDGMQVLMDLPLVGDLSSLSPSLSPSPSSSSSSRHTLISPPSNFEHVYHMTSASAGAFLQKEASSSSFSSSQQSLLQPSSSSSSSPSISSLGRSVMPSSQDEPSKDKPRPLSSISRQHRTKSNVSRTASDFGGGVSTRSACELDQDLEREPDSDSTKHSTPSNSSNPSTPPSPNSPHRSQLTLDGLDSEP